Below is a window of Leptospiraceae bacterium DNA.
CGGCTTCAAAAGAATGCCCCGATTTTTTTTCTATAACTCCGCAGGAGACTTCAACTCCTGAAATATTTTCTTGAATAAGGACAGATTCTTCCTGATAAAATAATTCTTTAAGCTTACTTGCTACTTCTAATATATTATTTGCTTTACCTACACCGACACTTGAACCACCCATAGTAGGCTTAATGAAAACCGGAAAATTCAATCGGAAATTTTTAAGAAATCCTTCTCCAGAAAGATAAAAATCTTTTCGCATAACGTTTATAAAATTTGCTACTTTAAGTCCTGCCGAAAGAAAAAGATAATTTGCTCTTTCCTTGTCCATTGCTAGTGCAGAGGCTAATACGCCGGAGCCGGTATATGCAATTGAGTTCATTTGTAAGAAAGCCTGTAAAACACCATTTTCCCCTTCACCACCATGTAGACCAATGAATACAAGATCACATTCAAGATTGGATAGAGAAATTCCACTTGCGCTTAATATCTCATTTTGATTCATAAATTGTTTTTTAAATTCTTCGCTTACTTCTTCGTGAGGAAAATTTTTTATAATAGTTTTTATGTCTGGAAGAATTGCGTTACGGCTATTTGGAATTATCCAATTCCCCTTTTTGTCAATAAGAACAGGAGTTACCTCATATTTTTCTCTATCTAAAGTTGCATAGATGAAGCTTGAACTCTTAAGGGAAATTTCATGCTCGGTAGATTTTCCACCGATAAGAAGCGCTACTTTAATCATAATTATTTTCCTGCGATAGATTTTTTTTGATAGATAGTGTGTCCTAAGAATTTAAAATTCTCTGAGATTCCAAACATAGTTTCGGAGTGACCAATGATTAGAATTCCATCATCCACTAGAATTCGTTCCATATGACTAAAAATTCTTTGTTGAGTAGGTTTATCAAAGTAGATAATAACATTTCTGCAGAAGATAATATCAATTTTCTCCTGAATAGGGTAAGGCTCTTC
It encodes the following:
- a CDS encoding D-alanine--D-alanine ligase, whose protein sequence is MIMIKVALLIGGKSTEHEISLKSSSFIYATLDREKYEVTPVLIDKKGNWIIPNSRNAILPDIKTIIKNFPHEEVSEEFKKQFMNQNEILSASGISLSNLECDLVFIGLHGGEGENGVLQAFLQMNSIAYTGSGVLASALAMDKERANYLFLSAGLKVANFINVMRKDFYLSGEGFLKNFRLNFPVFIKPTMGGSSVGVGKANNILEVASKLKELFYQEESVLIQENISGVEVSCGVIEKKSGHSFEAVSLHPTEIVPSNDFFDYEAKYSVGKSHEITPARISNELTSNIQESALLAHKILGCKGYSRTDFIIQDVHSYVLETNTLPGMTETSLIPQQAAYAGYPMDDVFDWLIENALERHSQPEHKTIE